In Mercenaria mercenaria strain notata chromosome 15, MADL_Memer_1, whole genome shotgun sequence, a single genomic region encodes these proteins:
- the LOC128548834 gene encoding uncharacterized protein LOC128548834: MSDNDCVVCGREVTAKCEAVTYDVCDKWRHRLCGTGISRRDYRLIEKGLKKLNHVCPPCSEAPQELSDPNSTMPMDISEDMHSTMIDSSQVHGTFHLQVSIESVPMPPQSPTSPSPALSLPPPPTPPSPALSLPPPLTPPSPTALQLPQSWTFPPTPSPLGPSPPSPLSSGFDISRHGSADTTMYIEQSLDERPMSQTILEDAGEITYDVIKEGIIRKKPKLVTSDGHSYVIKVPGKKTTYWRCCVRRKGNHCGATVAQRDNVFIPGSAPHTHPGDLLVAKKPILARDAKQEAVRHIELRPTMFADEAMTSLFGSKDSRIPKTKSVIRKMHRAREGVLRKQPKNLDFEFDDEFLKEPFLVGDVHVTGERHMMFATQTQLDLLTKARKWYLDGTFKAVHLPFVQLWSIHAFIREGDNMKQVPLMYMLTTRRRKQDYVAILQKVLDILEEAPAVECFTMDFEIALWHALREVFPSSKLKGCAFHWSQAVQKHIGEFGLARTYRERQSLHSLIRKLLALPFLPAADIKRAFRKLKEQADDCNEQVQDLFTYVSDEWLESSKWSEDEWSVYRQTIRTNNDTEGWHRKLNTKAGRGKVKTYRLLEILLVESKLVNLEVTRLLEGTTSRRCRLSDEWLFDLWDQYDNHDIVCEELLGYVGKYYGQF; this comes from the exons ATGTCTGACAATGATTGTGTTGTTTGTGGTAGGGAGGTTACTGCAAAATGTGAAGCTGTAACATATGACGTTTGTGACAAGTGGCGCCATAGACTATGTGGCACAG GAATCAGCCGTAGAGATTACAGGCTTATCGAGAAGGGGCTGAAGAAACTTAATCATGTGTGTCCGCCCTGTTCCGAGGCACCCCAGGAGCTAAGTGATCCAAACAGTACCATGCCCATGGACATCTCTGAGGACATGCACTCTACAATGATAGAT TCATCTCAAGTGCACGGGACATTCCATCTACAGGTGAGCATAGAGTCTGTACCGATGCCGCCACAGTCACCGACGTCTCCATCCCCTGCTCTATCACTGCCGCCACCACCAACGCCTCCATCACCTGCTCTATCACTGCCGCCACCACTGACGCCTCCATCACCTACAGCTTTGCAGCTACCTCAGAGCTGGACGTTCCCACCAACACCATCACCACTAGGTCCATCACCACCATCACCATTGTCATCTGGGTTTGACATTTCCAGACACGGCTCTGCTGACACGACCATGTATATTGAACA ATCTCTTGACGAACGACCAATGTCTCAGACGATTCTGGAAGATGCCGGTGAGATTACCTATGACGTCATCAAAGAAGGAATCATTCGTAAGAAACCGAAGCTAGTTACATCAGATGGACACTCCTACGTCATAAAG GTGCCTGGGAAGAAAACAACATACTGGCGATGCTGTGTACGACGCAAAGGCAACCACTGTGGCGCTACAGTAGCTCAGAGAGACAATGTCTTCATACCAGGTTCAGCACCACACACTCACCCCGGTGACCTGCTAGTAGCCAAGAAGCCCATTCTTGCACGAGAT GCCAAGCAGGAGGCCGTGCGACATATAGAACTCAGACCGACCATGTTTGCCGATGAAGCCATGACGTCATTGTTTGGGTCCAAAGACAGCAGaataccaaaaacaaaatcagtCATCAGAAAAATGCACCGTGCCAGGGAGGGGGTTCTCCGAAAACAGCCAAAGAACTTGGATTTCGAG TTTGATGACGAGTTCCTCAAGGAGCCATTTCTGGTAGGAGATGTCCATGTGACCGGAGAACGCCACATGATGTTCGCCACCCAGACACAGCTGGACCTGTTGACCAAAGCACGGAAGTGGTACTTAGACGGTACATTCAAGGCAGTACATTTACCATTCGTTCAGCTGTGGTCTATCCATGCCTTCATCCGAGAGGGAGACAACATGAAGCAGGTGCCACTTATGTACATGCTGACGACAAGACGCCGAAAGCAGGACTATGTTGCT ATCCTGCAGAAGGTTCTTGACATTCTGGAAGAGGCTCCAGCGGTAGAGTGCTTCACCATGGACTTTGAGATAG CTCTGTGGCATGCCCTGAGGGAGGTGTTCCCCAGTAGTAAGCTTAAGGGTTGTGCATTCCACTGGTCACAG GCTGTACAGAAGCACATCGGAGAGTTTGGTCTCGCCAGAACATACAGAGAACGTCAGTCATTACACAGTCTGATACGCAAGTTATTGGCACTGCCGTTCCTCCCTGCAGCAGACATTAAACGGGCCTTCAGGAAACTAAAAGAGCAGGCGGACGACTGTAACGAACAAGTCCAGGACCTCTTCACTTATGTAAGCGACGAATGGCTTGAGAGCTCTAAGTGGTCTGAAGATGAGTGGTCTGTGTACCGTCAGACCATCCGTACCAACAATGACACAGAGG GGTGGCACCGAAAACTTAACACAAAGGCCGGCAGAGGGAAGGTCAAGACCTACCGCCTTCTGGAGATCCTCCTTGTAGAATCTAAGTTGGTGAATCTGGAAGTGACCAGACTTCTTGAAGGAACTACATCCCGTCGATGTCGTCTCAGTGATGAATGGTTGTTTGATTTATGGGATCAGTATGATAACCATGACATTGTTTGTGAAGAACTCCTTGGATATGTTGGAAAGTATTATGGACAGTTTTAA